One Ignavibacterium album JCM 16511 genomic region harbors:
- the yidD gene encoding membrane protein insertion efficiency factor YidD — protein MIKETINKILKLLAFPFIILIKIYQIFISPLFPSSCRYTPTCSQYTLEALKKYGLLKGLWLGIKRISRCHPWGGSGYDPVP, from the coding sequence ATGATTAAGGAAACAATTAACAAAATTCTTAAATTACTGGCTTTCCCATTTATTATTCTGATTAAAATTTATCAGATTTTTATTTCGCCACTATTTCCATCTTCCTGCAGATATACTCCAACCTGTTCGCAATACACGTTGGAAGCATTAAAGAAATACGGACTATTGAAAGGTTTGTGGCTTGGAATAAAAAGAATTTCCCGTTGTCATCCCTGGGGCGGAAGTGGTTATGATCCTGTTCCATAG
- the mtgA gene encoding monofunctional biosynthetic peptidoglycan transglycosylase produces MANNNQSFGKKILSIIKAVFKFLLLMFLSSVIIVFLLRWINPVTSSIMIQRQIESIFSGEFDYIKYSWVDYDDCSPYLPIAFVAAEDQNFPDHFGFDVREIKKALKQYERGRRIRGASTITQQVAKNLFLWEGKSFIRKGIEAYFTVLIELLWDKKRILEVYMNIAEFGNMIFGVKMASLAYYNKLPAKVSPAQAALLAAVLPNPLRYSVVRPSGYVRGRQSWILKQINSLGGPEYLKEL; encoded by the coding sequence ATGGCAAATAATAATCAGTCATTCGGAAAAAAAATTTTATCAATCATAAAAGCAGTTTTCAAATTTCTGCTGCTGATGTTTTTATCATCAGTAATAATTGTTTTTTTATTACGGTGGATAAATCCCGTTACAAGTTCAATAATGATTCAAAGACAAATTGAATCAATATTCAGTGGTGAATTTGATTATATTAAATATTCCTGGGTGGATTATGATGACTGCTCACCTTATCTGCCGATTGCATTTGTAGCGGCAGAAGATCAGAATTTTCCGGATCATTTTGGTTTTGATGTAAGAGAAATTAAAAAAGCACTTAAGCAATACGAAAGAGGAAGAAGAATTCGTGGCGCAAGTACAATTACTCAGCAGGTTGCAAAAAATCTTTTTCTTTGGGAAGGAAAAAGTTTTATAAGAAAAGGAATTGAAGCTTACTTTACTGTGTTGATTGAATTGTTGTGGGATAAAAAAAGAATTCTGGAAGTGTATATGAACATTGCCGAGTTTGGTAATATGATTTTCGGAGTTAAGATGGCAAGTCTTGCATACTACAATAAATTACCTGCAAAAGTTTCTCCTGCACAAGCAGCGTTGCTTGCTGCTGTATTGCCAAATCCGTTACGATATTCTGTTGTGAGACCATCAGGATATGTTCGCGGAAGACAGAGCTGGATTCTTAAACAAATCAATTCACTTGGTGGACCGGAATATCTGAAGGAACTTTAG
- a CDS encoding AI-2E family transporter, producing MAHKIYSDNTTKFFISVIGLITIAVVLKELSHIFIPLIIAIFLYFVFAPLNNFLMNKRVPGFLITLLDLIITAFVLYGAGRVVVDSLLQFADGLPTYGNKLNSIVRDFAQNLNIRDPFFRKFDLERTIQQLDYKVLAGGIFSSTINLVGSVLFVLFFFVFVVSGEKTVYEAIKNYYVYRKVKPQVKKIRKSLQTVNDDNKRDKELDLLNEKLQREKQLAETFNTITNQIQRYIIAKFGLNLIAGIVTSVALSIAGLDFPIVWGLFVFLFNFIPTIGSAAALVLPVLFALVQFDSTSSAILIAIVMIVIQTLAFNLAEPMIIGRRLNLNPLLILLSVLIWGYIWGIIGMLISVPITAIIKIILSNSKSRYLRFLSNLMSQSQTNL from the coding sequence ATGGCACACAAAATTTATTCTGATAATACCACCAAATTTTTTATAAGTGTAATCGGACTCATTACAATTGCTGTTGTGCTTAAAGAGCTAAGTCATATTTTCATTCCTCTTATAATTGCGATATTCCTTTACTTTGTTTTTGCTCCGTTGAATAATTTTCTGATGAATAAAAGAGTTCCCGGATTTCTTATTACTCTATTGGATTTAATAATAACAGCATTTGTACTTTACGGTGCAGGACGAGTTGTGGTTGATTCATTACTCCAGTTTGCTGATGGATTACCCACTTACGGAAATAAACTCAATTCTATTGTGAGAGACTTTGCGCAGAACTTAAATATTCGCGACCCTTTTTTCAGAAAGTTCGATCTTGAAAGAACAATACAACAGCTTGATTACAAGGTCTTAGCAGGTGGTATTTTCAGCTCAACAATTAATCTCGTTGGTAGTGTTTTGTTCGTGTTATTCTTTTTTGTTTTCGTTGTATCAGGCGAAAAGACCGTTTATGAGGCAATCAAGAATTATTATGTTTACAGAAAAGTAAAGCCACAGGTAAAGAAAATCAGGAAATCTCTTCAAACTGTTAATGATGATAACAAGAGAGATAAAGAGCTGGATTTACTGAATGAAAAGCTTCAAAGAGAAAAACAACTTGCCGAAACTTTTAACACAATAACTAATCAGATTCAGCGATATATAATTGCCAAGTTCGGACTAAATCTGATTGCAGGTATTGTAACCTCTGTTGCGCTTTCAATCGCCGGACTGGATTTTCCGATTGTGTGGGGATTGTTTGTTTTTCTTTTCAACTTTATTCCGACCATAGGTTCTGCGGCAGCATTGGTACTTCCTGTGCTTTTTGCACTTGTTCAATTTGATTCAACTAGCTCTGCAATTCTAATTGCAATTGTAATGATTGTAATTCAAACGCTGGCATTTAATTTAGCGGAGCCAATGATCATCGGAAGAAGATTAAACCTTAATCCTTTGCTGATATTACTTTCAGTTTTGATTTGGGGATACATTTGGGGAATTATCGGAATGCTGATTTCAGTACCGATAACAGCAATTATCAAAATCATTCTGTCCAATTCAAAATCACGCTATCTCAGATTTCTTTCAAATCTTATGAGCCAGTCACAAACAAATCTCTAA
- a CDS encoding BrnT family toxin, translating into MDFSHFEWDENKNRINLENHNISFEEAQYAFADPNRIIAKDLEHSEFEERFYCFGKLKNNIITVRFTYRKNKIRIIGAGYWRKGKQIYEKENKIRRRKNW; encoded by the coding sequence ATGGATTTTTCGCATTTCGAATGGGATGAAAATAAAAACAGAATAAATCTCGAAAATCATAATATTTCTTTTGAAGAAGCACAGTATGCCTTTGCGGATCCGAACAGAATTATTGCAAAAGATCTGGAACACAGTGAGTTTGAAGAAAGGTTTTACTGTTTCGGAAAATTAAAAAACAACATTATAACCGTGCGTTTCACTTATAGAAAGAATAAAATCCGTATAATTGGCGCAGGATATTGGAGAAAAGGAAAACAGATTTATGAAAAAGAAAATAAAATACGAAGACGAAAAAATTGGTAA
- a CDS encoding M14 family zinc carboxypeptidase produces the protein MFRLFTIILLLLVALTISAQNYKEVKIYLDSQEQLSTLFNMGLEFDHFKWGKDNSITTFISDREFEILQNSSFRYDVLIDDWNTYYANLPKLSESEKQFFRQMSKENYNVEGFGYGSMGGFFTLNEINARLDSMYILYPNIITQKFQIGTTVQGRPIYAVKISDNPNVNEDEPQVQFNALIHAREPQAMMTIMYYMYYLLENYGTDPEVTYLINNREIYFIPCINPDGYEYNRQTNPSGGGMWRKNRKQNGDGSYGVDLNRNFAYMWGINNTGSSGTPSSETYRGTAPFSEPETQAIRDFTNSKNFKTTLNYHTYSNLLLYPWGYVSTPTPDNAIFVEYSTDMVAYNGYENGQPPIILYDVNGSADDWMYGEQTTKPKIFAMTPEVGSTGFWPSQGEIYPLAIENLMPNLYITWVAGAYVSVINPSFSQQYFNPGDNVQLLIPSVRNKGLSNAQNVTLTLTSDNPEITITNGTINVGNVAARSTLTLNQNFAFTIGNIPADVNVKMMITTLTDGTPMRVDTLKFIVGTPVLLLADTTNNINTLWTLTRTPTSAPLWGVTTASYHSAPNSYTDSPSGQYIDNSTTAMTLTDALNLSSYSNPKLSFWTKWDIENSWDCGQVKFSTNNGVSWIPLQGLYTNAASGQGAQTPAGEPIYDATQTNWVQEEISLSGLTSSQNKLRFELRTDGSVTKDGWYVDDIGIYIYAVVPVELSSFTATALENSVELQWITSSETNNSGFEIQRKVLGENSEWTKIGFVKGSGTSTETNAYSFVDKNPSRGINLYRLKQIDYDGSYKIFNSVAVNFNLPVKFALEQNYPNPFNPSTTIQYAVGSRQLVQLKVYNVLGNEIATLVNEYKEPGNYKVEFNGGDLPSGIYYYKLSAGNYSDVKKMMLIK, from the coding sequence ATGTTTCGTTTATTTACTATCATCTTACTTCTTTTGGTTGCACTAACAATATCAGCACAAAATTATAAAGAAGTAAAAATTTATCTTGATTCTCAGGAGCAACTCTCAACTCTTTTTAATATGGGTTTGGAGTTTGATCATTTCAAATGGGGCAAGGATAATTCAATTACTACATTTATCAGCGACCGTGAATTTGAAATTCTGCAAAACTCATCTTTCAGATATGATGTATTAATTGATGATTGGAATACTTACTATGCAAATCTTCCCAAATTGTCTGAATCAGAAAAGCAATTCTTCAGACAAATGAGTAAAGAAAACTATAATGTTGAAGGTTTTGGTTACGGTTCGATGGGCGGCTTTTTTACTCTTAATGAAATCAATGCAAGGCTTGATTCTATGTATATTCTGTATCCGAATATCATTACACAAAAATTTCAGATAGGAACAACGGTTCAGGGCAGACCAATTTACGCAGTAAAGATTTCTGACAATCCAAATGTAAATGAAGATGAGCCACAGGTTCAGTTTAATGCTTTGATTCACGCTCGTGAACCACAAGCTATGATGACGATAATGTATTATATGTATTACCTTCTGGAAAATTATGGAACCGACCCCGAAGTTACATACCTTATTAATAACAGAGAGATTTATTTTATTCCTTGTATCAATCCTGATGGATATGAATATAACCGACAAACAAATCCATCCGGCGGTGGAATGTGGAGAAAAAACAGAAAACAAAACGGTGATGGAAGTTATGGAGTAGATCTAAATCGTAATTTTGCATATATGTGGGGAATAAATAACACAGGTTCAAGCGGAACACCTTCAAGTGAAACTTACAGAGGTACTGCACCATTCAGTGAACCGGAGACACAAGCTATTAGAGATTTTACAAACAGTAAGAATTTTAAAACAACACTTAATTATCATACTTATTCAAATCTGTTGCTCTATCCCTGGGGCTATGTTAGCACACCGACTCCTGATAATGCAATTTTTGTAGAGTACTCTACTGATATGGTAGCTTACAACGGATATGAAAACGGACAGCCACCAATTATTCTCTATGATGTTAATGGTTCGGCTGATGACTGGATGTATGGCGAGCAGACAACTAAACCCAAAATTTTCGCAATGACACCGGAAGTTGGTTCTACCGGTTTCTGGCCATCTCAGGGAGAAATTTATCCGCTTGCAATTGAAAACTTAATGCCAAACTTATATATAACCTGGGTTGCAGGAGCTTATGTTAGTGTTATCAATCCGAGTTTCTCACAACAGTATTTTAATCCTGGTGATAATGTTCAGTTGTTAATTCCTTCTGTAAGAAACAAAGGTCTTTCCAACGCACAGAATGTTACTCTCACTTTGACTTCCGATAATCCGGAAATAACAATTACAAACGGGACAATCAATGTTGGTAATGTTGCAGCAAGGTCTACATTAACCTTAAATCAGAATTTTGCGTTCACAATTGGAAATATTCCTGCCGATGTGAATGTAAAAATGATGATTACAACATTAACTGACGGAACACCAATGAGAGTGGATACATTAAAGTTTATTGTCGGAACTCCTGTTTTGCTTTTAGCAGATACAACAAACAATATTAATACTCTCTGGACACTTACAAGAACGCCGACATCAGCACCGCTTTGGGGAGTTACAACTGCATCGTATCATTCAGCTCCGAATTCATATACTGACAGTCCATCTGGTCAATATATAGATAATTCAACCACTGCGATGACTTTGACAGACGCCCTCAATTTAAGTTCATATTCAAATCCGAAATTAAGTTTCTGGACTAAGTGGGATATTGAAAATAGTTGGGATTGCGGACAAGTTAAATTTTCAACCAACAATGGCGTAAGCTGGATTCCTTTGCAAGGACTTTACACAAATGCTGCTTCTGGTCAGGGAGCTCAAACACCTGCCGGTGAACCGATTTATGATGCCACACAAACAAACTGGGTTCAGGAAGAAATAAGCTTGTCTGGGTTAACTTCTTCACAAAATAAACTCAGATTTGAATTGAGAACAGATGGCTCAGTTACTAAAGATGGTTGGTATGTGGATGATATCGGAATTTATATTTATGCTGTAGTTCCTGTTGAGTTGTCATCATTCACAGCAACGGCATTAGAAAATTCAGTTGAGTTGCAGTGGATTACTTCAAGCGAGACTAACAATTCGGGATTTGAAATTCAAAGAAAAGTTTTAGGTGAAAATTCTGAATGGACAAAAATCGGGTTTGTTAAAGGAAGTGGCACTTCAACTGAAACTAATGCTTATTCATTCGTTGATAAAAATCCTTCAAGAGGAATTAATCTTTACAGACTAAAACAAATTGATTACGATGGTAGCTACAAAATATTTAATTCTGTAGCTGTGAATTTCAATTTGCCAGTCAAGTTTGCTCTTGAACAGAATTATCCCAATCCGTTTAATCCATCAACCACTATTCAATATGCAGTAGGCAGCAGACAATTGGTTCAATTAAAAGTCTATAATGTATTGGGTAATGAAATTGCAACACTTGTAAATGAATACAAAGAACCAGGTAATTACAAAGTTGAGTTTAATGGCGGCGATCTGCCGAGCGGAATTTATTACTATAAACTTTCTGCCGGCAACTATTCAGATGTTAAGAAGATGATGCTAATCAAATAA
- a CDS encoding ArsC/Spx/MgsR family protein: MQKITVYEKPTCTTCRKVSKALTEAGIDFEKVNYYIEPFSKKKLNELLKKMNMKPAELLRKNDDAYKKLKGKIEKLSEDEILSLMIENPDLVQRPIVEVGNKAILARPPEKLKELFE; the protein is encoded by the coding sequence ATGCAAAAAATAACAGTTTATGAAAAGCCAACCTGTACCACTTGTAGAAAAGTATCAAAAGCATTAACCGAAGCCGGAATTGATTTTGAAAAAGTTAACTATTATATCGAACCATTTTCAAAAAAGAAACTTAATGAGCTTCTGAAGAAAATGAATATGAAACCAGCAGAGCTACTGAGAAAAAATGATGATGCATACAAGAAGCTTAAAGGTAAAATTGAAAAATTATCTGAAGATGAAATACTTAGTTTGATGATTGAAAATCCTGACCTTGTTCAAAGACCTATTGTTGAAGTTGGTAATAAAGCAATTCTTGCTCGTCCACCTGAAAAGTTAAAAGAATTATTTGAATAA
- a CDS encoding co-chaperone GroES yields MKIKPLDDRLLVEPIEEEERTSSGLYIPDTAKEKPRMGKVIAVGTDEDLREKISEGDKVLFAKYGGEEVEMNNVIYKILQRSDVLAVVED; encoded by the coding sequence ATGAAAATAAAACCACTTGATGATCGTTTACTTGTTGAACCAATTGAAGAAGAAGAAAGAACTTCTTCAGGTTTATACATTCCGGATACTGCAAAAGAAAAACCAAGAATGGGGAAAGTTATTGCAGTTGGAACTGATGAAGATTTAAGAGAAAAAATTTCCGAAGGCGACAAAGTTTTATTTGCAAAATATGGCGGAGAAGAAGTTGAGATGAACAATGTAATTTATAAAATTCTTCAACGCTCAGATGTTCTTGCCGTAGTAGAAGATTAA
- a CDS encoding glutaredoxin family protein, whose amino-acid sequence MQTATQPKVIIFTTPTCSFCNAAKRYFREKNIKFTEVDVSRDQKAAQDMVRRTGQMGVPVILINNRPIVGFDRPKINAMLNIKN is encoded by the coding sequence ATGCAAACAGCTACTCAACCAAAAGTTATTATTTTCACAACACCAACCTGCAGCTTTTGTAATGCTGCAAAAAGATATTTCCGTGAAAAGAATATCAAGTTTACAGAAGTTGATGTATCGCGCGATCAGAAAGCCGCTCAGGATATGGTGAGAAGAACAGGACAAATGGGAGTTCCTGTGATACTAATCAACAATCGTCCAATAGTTGGTTTTGACAGACCGAAAATAAACGCAATGTTAAACATTAAGAATTAA
- a CDS encoding thioredoxin family protein: MLRTNLTHILSEQEHAKLLQENENVMVCCGRMGPMCIPVYEVMEELENEYPHVKFADMEFDIPDARVIRDLPECRNFAGLPFVVYYKNGKVVKATSSIQSRDQITSILDQYFGQEVKETATK; this comes from the coding sequence ATGTTAAGAACAAATCTCACACACATTTTATCCGAGCAGGAACACGCAAAACTATTACAGGAAAATGAAAATGTTATGGTATGCTGCGGAAGAATGGGACCTATGTGTATTCCTGTTTATGAAGTAATGGAGGAACTCGAAAACGAATATCCACATGTGAAGTTTGCTGATATGGAGTTTGATATTCCGGATGCAAGAGTTATAAGAGATTTACCAGAATGCAGAAATTTTGCCGGACTTCCATTCGTTGTTTATTATAAAAACGGAAAAGTTGTAAAAGCAACAAGCAGCATTCAGTCAAGAGATCAGATTACATCTATTCTTGATCAATACTTTGGTCAGGAAGTTAAAGAAACTGCAACAAAATAA
- the trxB gene encoding thioredoxin-disulfide reductase — protein MNHYDAIIIGAGAAGLTAGIYLSRAKVKTLILNEGTVGGQMVLTHEIANYPGIESISGYELARNMKLQAQKFGAVIKSNIKITSFDLKSNPKRFIVNGKDEYTSDVVIITTGGRSRTLGVPGENEFKGKGISYCATCDGDFFQDKEIIVVGGGNSALEEAVSLTKYASKVTIVHQFDHFQAFEHYVNEAKNNPKIDFIMESKIVEFIGDEKLRKVKIQNQRNGEVLEKDIDGVFIFIGYVPNTEMFEDVLELNQFKEIVVDKNMATNIEGVYAAGDSIAKRYRQVTTAVGEGTVAALSAAEYLNKFEKAEQVAEESVV, from the coding sequence ATGAATCATTATGATGCTATAATTATTGGAGCAGGCGCTGCAGGACTTACAGCAGGAATTTATCTTTCAAGAGCTAAAGTAAAAACATTAATTCTGAATGAAGGCACTGTTGGCGGTCAGATGGTACTTACTCACGAAATAGCAAACTATCCGGGAATCGAAAGCATCAGTGGATATGAACTTGCAAGAAACATGAAACTTCAGGCACAAAAGTTTGGAGCAGTAATTAAAAGCAATATAAAAATCACTTCATTTGATTTGAAGTCAAATCCTAAAAGATTTATTGTAAACGGAAAGGATGAATACACATCAGATGTTGTTATTATAACTACAGGCGGAAGGTCAAGAACTCTCGGTGTACCGGGTGAAAATGAATTTAAAGGGAAAGGAATTTCTTATTGCGCAACCTGCGATGGTGATTTTTTTCAGGACAAGGAAATCATAGTTGTTGGCGGAGGAAATTCAGCACTTGAAGAAGCCGTATCACTTACCAAATATGCGTCGAAAGTTACGATTGTTCATCAGTTCGATCACTTCCAGGCATTTGAACATTATGTGAACGAAGCAAAGAATAATCCAAAGATTGACTTTATTATGGAATCTAAAATTGTTGAGTTCATCGGTGATGAAAAACTTCGCAAAGTGAAAATTCAGAATCAGAGAAACGGTGAGGTCCTGGAAAAAGATATTGATGGAGTTTTTATATTTATCGGATATGTTCCAAATACAGAAATGTTTGAAGATGTTCTTGAGTTAAATCAGTTTAAAGAAATTGTTGTTGATAAAAATATGGCGACCAATATCGAAGGTGTCTATGCTGCAGGTGATTCAATAGCCAAAAGATACAGACAAGTTACAACCGCTGTTGGTGAGGGTACTGTAGCTGCTCTCAGCGCAGCAGAATATCTTAACAAATTTGAAAAAGCTGAACAGGTTGCTGAAGAAAGTGTAGTATAA
- a CDS encoding NifB/NifX family molybdenum-iron cluster-binding protein, whose amino-acid sequence MNSNFKVAFATNDGVTTFAHFGRAKYFEVIEVKDGNVVSRERREKPDFHSGNTHNHDHHSNHGDRHNTIYSLVEDCDFVVAAGMGYGIYDFLISKGKQPIVTTEKNIEDALINLISGQLVNHSEKLH is encoded by the coding sequence ATGAACAGCAATTTTAAAGTTGCATTTGCAACTAATGATGGCGTTACAACTTTTGCTCATTTCGGAAGAGCAAAATATTTTGAAGTGATAGAAGTAAAAGATGGAAATGTTGTTTCCAGAGAAAGAAGAGAAAAGCCGGATTTCCATTCCGGGAATACCCACAATCATGATCATCATAGTAATCATGGTGATAGACACAATACTATTTACTCACTTGTTGAAGACTGTGATTTTGTTGTTGCTGCCGGAATGGGATATGGTATTTATGATTTTTTGATTTCAAAAGGAAAGCAACCGATTGTGACAACTGAAAAAAATATTGAAGATGCTTTGATAAATCTTATCTCCGGGCAACTTGTAAATCATTCAGAGAAGCTGCACTGA
- a CDS encoding outer membrane receptor protein: MKRFFIFILCILSFEVIAQQKEEIKTYQLPVIEIISQREIPFVDKYSYGTDYSSSILNKNGFSLIRRGLNFTQDLYVEGFKRGDIKVVIDGEQYHNACPNRMDAPSTRLNLIDMESVELTKSASLLNSGIYGKVEYRRAKLDEAYRIKALANGNFGAQNDYDASISAAAKYSNLTLRYSSSNPYENGEGKTFKDLYGYKDNFRYSYLNASFRQEISEHEIEFGGNFTQAKDISFPYLQMDERNSKVFGGYFSYKKNKFYFNFTDHLMNNGLRSNYSNMKMETDAKNFTAGLTGNFYEFIYRNWNADNFISMPMMGHFVSNKLMPNVDQFSLNLSTDYSLNKFQTYLKGGIQYFRYKDESRNDFYKELYSDASNKRFFVSAGLLGTYSTQLADDFIITTTAEIATDAPEAEQLFIAVKRLMTNPDWSGNPTLNQPVKGGLRTSFSYKLIGVELFGNYVANYVETVKKMKTVKPSMTYENINALIAGTNIIFRYEWLESNLSFLWGENYDNKKPLAEIAPLSVYTTIRLPEFAGLKLILNHRYENSQTRINEELKEIKTAAWNSIGLGVEYSIDYLTFNFQANNVLNHNYKRYLSYSRSPFSAGMPVYEPGRSFSLTISLNKSF, encoded by the coding sequence ATGAAAAGGTTTTTCATTTTTATTCTGTGCATACTTTCGTTTGAAGTTATTGCACAGCAAAAAGAGGAAATAAAAACTTATCAATTACCAGTAATCGAAATAATATCCCAAAGAGAAATTCCGTTTGTTGATAAATATTCATACGGAACTGATTATAGCAGCTCTATATTAAATAAGAATGGATTTTCATTGATAAGAAGAGGATTGAATTTTACACAGGATTTGTATGTGGAAGGATTCAAACGCGGAGATATAAAAGTGGTAATAGATGGCGAGCAGTATCACAACGCTTGTCCCAACAGAATGGATGCTCCATCAACAAGATTAAATCTTATTGATATGGAATCAGTCGAATTAACAAAATCAGCATCTCTGTTAAATTCAGGAATCTATGGTAAAGTTGAATATCGTAGAGCAAAATTAGATGAGGCGTATAGAATTAAAGCATTAGCAAATGGAAACTTTGGTGCACAGAACGATTATGATGCGTCAATCTCTGCTGCAGCAAAATATTCCAATCTTACTTTGCGATATTCTTCTAGTAACCCTTATGAAAATGGCGAAGGAAAAACATTCAAAGATTTATACGGATATAAAGATAATTTCCGATATTCATATCTTAATGCATCCTTCCGACAGGAAATTTCAGAGCATGAAATTGAATTTGGAGGAAACTTTACTCAAGCTAAAGATATTTCCTTTCCATATCTTCAGATGGATGAGAGAAACAGTAAAGTATTTGGTGGTTATTTTTCATACAAGAAAAACAAATTCTATTTTAACTTCACAGACCATCTGATGAATAACGGATTACGGTCAAATTATTCCAATATGAAAATGGAAACGGATGCTAAAAACTTTACTGCAGGACTAACAGGAAACTTTTATGAGTTTATCTATCGTAACTGGAACGCAGATAATTTTATCAGCATGCCAATGATGGGACACTTTGTTTCCAATAAACTAATGCCAAATGTTGATCAATTCAGTCTTAATTTATCAACTGATTATTCGTTAAATAAATTTCAGACATATCTGAAAGGTGGGATTCAATATTTCAGATATAAGGATGAATCAAGAAACGACTTCTATAAAGAGTTATATTCTGATGCTTCAAATAAGAGATTTTTCGTAAGCGCAGGTTTACTTGGAACATATTCAACTCAGTTAGCTGATGATTTTATTATTACCACTACAGCAGAAATTGCTACAGACGCACCTGAAGCAGAGCAACTATTCATTGCAGTAAAACGATTAATGACAAACCCTGATTGGTCTGGTAATCCGACACTTAATCAACCAGTTAAAGGAGGATTGAGAACCTCTTTCAGCTATAAATTAATTGGTGTAGAACTTTTTGGAAATTATGTTGCAAACTATGTTGAAACTGTTAAGAAAATGAAAACAGTAAAACCATCAATGACTTATGAAAATATAAATGCATTAATCGCCGGCACAAATATTATTTTCAGATACGAATGGCTCGAATCTAATCTCAGTTTTCTATGGGGTGAAAATTATGATAACAAAAAACCTCTCGCAGAAATTGCACCACTTTCAGTTTACACGACTATCAGATTGCCGGAATTTGCCGGACTTAAGTTGATTCTGAATCATCGTTATGAAAATTCACAGACAAGAATTAATGAAGAACTCAAAGAGATTAAAACAGCAGCCTGGAATTCAATTGGTTTAGGCGTGGAGTATTCAATTGATTATTTGACGTTTAATTTTCAGGCAAACAATGTGTTGAACCATAATTATAAAAGATATTTATCATACTCCCGAAGTCCTTTCTCAGCAGGAATGCCTGTATATGAACCCGGGAGGTCATTCAGTTTGACCATAAGTCTCAACAAATCTTTTTGA